One part of the Sesamum indicum cultivar Zhongzhi No. 13 linkage group LG14, S_indicum_v1.0, whole genome shotgun sequence genome encodes these proteins:
- the LOC105176534 gene encoding photosystem II 10 kDa polypeptide, chloroplastic, which produces MASAVMSSVSLKPAPFTAEKSAVRGLPSLARTTRFRVVASGGKKIKTDKPYGLGGGMELRNGVDASGRKPTGKGVYQFVDKYGANVDGYSPIYNEDEWSPSGDVYVGGTTGLAIWAVTLVGILAGGALLVYNTSALSQ; this is translated from the exons ATGGCAAGCGCAGTCATGAGTTCAGTCAGCCTAAAGCCCGCTCCCTTCACGGCTGAGAAGTCCGCCGTGAGAGGGCTGCCGTCGTTGGCCAGAACCACCAGGTTCAGAGTTGTGGCCAGTGGTGGCAAGAAGATCAAGACTGACAAGCCTTATG GACTTGGTGGAGGTATGGAGTTGAGGAACGGCGTCGATGCCTCCGGAAGGAAGCCTACG GGAAAGGGTGTGTACCAATTCGTAGACAAGTATGGAGCCAACGTGGATGGATACAG TCCCATCTACAACGAGGATGAGTGGTCTCCAAGCGGGGACGTCTACGTTGGGG GTACAACTGGTCTGGCGATATGGGCTGTAACCCTAGTCGGAATTCTTGCTGGGGGAGCACTTCTTGTCTACAACACAAGTGCTTTGTCACAGTAA
- the LOC105176532 gene encoding NAC domain-containing protein 21/22-like, with translation MRKTLVFYKGRAPKGRKTEWVMHEFRLEGTLGPGPNTPSLPTKEDWVLCRVFHKNRTEVASKQEITGITTSSSPSPSPSPSLPYKYNVAAFDQNIQATTNDLHHNYEQVSCFSIFPTPPTFSLIDPGSDVSLPPPPTIVSHLLHAGAGAWNHL, from the exons ATGCGAAAGACTTTGGTATTCTACAAGGGCCGGGCTCCCAAAGGGAGAAAAACCGAGTGGGTCATGCACGAGTTTCGCCTTGAAGGAACCCTAGGGCCCGGCCCCAACACACCTTCTCTTCCCACAAAG GAGGATTGGGTTCTATGCAGAGTTTTTCACAAGAACAGAACAGAAGTTGCATCCAAACAAGAAATAACCGGAATCACGACTTCTTCTtcaccatcaccatcaccatctCCATCTCTCCCATACAAATACAACGTCGCCGCATTTGACCAAAATATTCAGGCCACGACCAATGATCTTCATCATAATTATGAGCAAGTGTCCTGCTTCTCCATTTTTCCAACACCCCCTACTTTCTCTCTCATCGATCCCGGTTCAGACGTATCACTTCCACCTCCACCCACAATAGTTTCCCACTTACTGCATGCCGGCGCCGGAGCTTGGAATCATCTATAA